The Oxalobacteraceae bacterium OTU3CINTB1 genome includes a window with the following:
- a CDS encoding ribose-phosphate pyrophosphokinase, with product MAYENLMVFTGNANPALAEGVAKNLGIPLGKANVSKFSDGEVMVEINENVRGKDVFVLQSTCAPTNDSLMELILMVDALKRASAGRITAAIPYFGYARQDRRPRSARVAISAKVVANMLESAGVERVLIMDLHADQIQGFFDIPVDNIYASPILLSDLQKKNYQDLLVVSPDVGGVVRARALAKRLGCDLAIIDKRRPKANVSEVMNIIGEVEGRNCVIMDDMVDTAGTLVKAAEVLKERGATKVVAYCTHAVLSGPAIERIANSSLDELVVTDTIPLSDAARACGKIRQLTCAPLLAETFKRIIKGDSVISLFID from the coding sequence ATGGCTTACGAAAACCTGATGGTTTTTACCGGCAACGCTAATCCTGCGTTGGCAGAAGGAGTCGCAAAAAATCTCGGCATTCCACTCGGCAAGGCAAACGTTTCGAAATTCTCGGACGGCGAAGTGATGGTCGAGATTAACGAGAACGTTCGCGGTAAAGACGTTTTCGTCCTGCAATCGACTTGCGCACCAACCAACGACAGCCTGATGGAGTTGATCCTGATGGTCGACGCGTTGAAACGCGCTTCGGCAGGCCGCATCACCGCCGCCATCCCTTACTTCGGTTACGCCCGTCAAGACCGCCGCCCGCGTTCGGCGCGCGTCGCGATCTCGGCCAAAGTCGTGGCCAACATGCTGGAAAGCGCCGGCGTCGAGCGCGTCCTGATCATGGACCTGCACGCGGACCAGATCCAGGGCTTCTTCGATATCCCGGTCGACAATATTTATGCTTCGCCAATCCTGCTGAGCGATCTGCAGAAAAAGAACTACCAGGACCTGCTGGTGGTGTCGCCGGACGTCGGCGGTGTGGTGCGTGCGCGCGCCCTGGCAAAACGCCTGGGCTGCGACCTGGCCATCATCGACAAGCGCCGTCCGAAAGCCAACGTTTCCGAAGTGATGAACATCATCGGTGAAGTCGAAGGCCGTAACTGCGTCATCATGGATGACATGGTCGATACCGCCGGTACGCTGGTCAAGGCGGCCGAAGTGCTGAAAGAGCGCGGCGCCACCAAAGTCGTCGCGTATTGCACCCACGCGGTTTTGTCGGGCCCTGCGATCGAGCGCATCGCCAATTCGTCGCTGGACGAGCTGGTCGTGACCGACACGATTCCGCTGTCCGACGCGGCCCGTGCCTGCGGCAAGATCCGTCAGCTGACCTGCGCACCGTTGCTGGCCGAGACGTTCAAACGCATCATCAAGGGCGATTCCGTGATCTCCCTGTTTATCGATTAA
- the mutM gene encoding bifunctional DNA-formamidopyrimidine glycosylase/DNA-(apurinic or apyrimidinic site) lyase — translation MPELPEVEVTRRGVAPHIEGRTVHDVVLRREGLRWPFPAQLQQLLAGRLVVRTGRRGKYLLVHFEHGTLIIHLGMSGHLRVMDTGIEPEKHDHFDLVVEGPQGKQVLRMKDPRRFGAVLWHDDADGLLEHHVLLRALGVEPLETGFTGKLLYDQTRQRSAPVKQVLLAGDIVVGVGNIYASESLFRAGINPKTPAKRISLARYEKLAQAIREILAEAIIQGGSTLRDFISVNGQSGYFQQTYFVYDRAGVPCKVCAAPVRQIKQGQRSTFYCVNCQK, via the coding sequence ATGCCAGAATTACCAGAAGTTGAAGTGACCCGGCGCGGCGTCGCGCCCCATATCGAAGGCCGCACCGTGCACGACGTGGTGCTGCGCCGCGAGGGCCTGCGCTGGCCGTTTCCCGCCCAGCTGCAGCAGTTGCTGGCCGGGCGGCTGGTGGTGCGCACCGGGCGGCGCGGAAAATACCTGCTGGTCCACTTCGAGCACGGCACCCTGATCATCCACCTCGGCATGTCGGGCCACCTGCGCGTGATGGACACGGGCATCGAGCCGGAAAAGCACGACCATTTCGATCTGGTGGTCGAGGGGCCGCAAGGCAAACAGGTGCTGCGCATGAAGGACCCGCGCCGCTTCGGCGCCGTGCTGTGGCACGACGACGCCGACGGCCTGCTGGAACACCACGTGCTGCTGCGCGCACTGGGCGTGGAGCCGCTGGAAACCGGCTTCACCGGCAAATTGTTGTACGATCAGACCCGCCAGCGCAGCGCGCCCGTCAAGCAGGTGCTGCTGGCCGGCGATATCGTCGTCGGCGTCGGCAATATTTACGCCTCGGAAAGTTTATTCCGCGCGGGCATTAATCCCAAGACGCCGGCCAAGCGCATCAGCCTGGCGCGCTACGAGAAACTGGCGCAGGCGATCCGCGAGATCCTGGCCGAAGCCATCATCCAGGGCGGCAGCACCTTACGCGATTTTATTAGCGTCAACGGCCAGTCCGGTTATTTCCAGCAGACGTATTTCGTCTATGATCGTGCTGGCGTGCCTTGCAAGGTCTGCGCGGCGCCGGTGCGGCAGATCAAGCAAGGGCAGCGCTCCACTTTTTACTGTGTCAATTGCCAGAAGTGA
- a CDS encoding outer membrane lipoprotein LolB, producing the protein MTISIYRRAAGKLALAGALGVLSVLAGCATTSAPRSTTAVAPYRDTLDLAGRIAINYSRDGKQESLSGKFTWRQTAANTDVNLISPTGQTVAVINVTPTSATLKRSGEPTRTASDLDSLTRQTLGWTLPVSGLRDWLQGYAVAADGSRFSASPASDTVVTRDGWKLDYVSWQDESATVPQPKRIDVTRIALGQQVDDMSIRIVIDPAAQ; encoded by the coding sequence ATGACGATTTCCATTTACCGCCGCGCGGCAGGCAAGCTGGCATTGGCCGGCGCGCTAGGCGTGCTAAGTGTGCTGGCCGGCTGCGCCACCACCTCCGCGCCACGCTCGACCACCGCCGTCGCGCCGTACCGCGACACCCTCGACCTGGCCGGACGCATCGCCATCAATTACAGCAGGGACGGCAAGCAGGAGTCGCTGAGCGGCAAATTCACGTGGCGGCAGACGGCGGCCAACACCGACGTCAACTTGATCTCGCCAACCGGGCAGACGGTCGCCGTCATCAACGTCACGCCGACCTCGGCCACGTTGAAACGCAGCGGCGAGCCGACCCGCACCGCCTCCGACCTCGACAGCCTGACCCGCCAGACGCTGGGCTGGACCTTGCCGGTCTCCGGCCTGCGCGACTGGCTGCAGGGCTATGCGGTCGCCGCCGACGGCAGCCGCTTCAGCGCCTCGCCGGCCAGCGACACCGTGGTTACCCGCGACGGCTGGAAGCTCGACTACGTGTCGTGGCAGGATGAGTCGGCGACGGTGCCGCAACCGAAACGCATCGACGTCACGCGCATCGCGCTGGGCCAGCAAGTCGACGACATGTCGATCCGCATCGTCATCGATCCTGCCGCACAATAA
- a CDS encoding tetratricopeptide repeat protein, with translation MKNAFAIVTLSALLSACAMAPQKQAESTAAPEPAAPDSVAAAVEAPAPVPEVLPNNALTGDMLFRITKAELEFKQGQWQGAYITMLSLAQQTRDPRLARRAAEMALAAKQGQEALAAIRLWRELAPESDEATQYFLGFAVVNDDLSEAEAIFAQRLKAAPAAQRGMAMLQMQQFMLRAKDKAAAFALQERVLAPYGDMLESHLILAQGAFAVNDTERARAEAQKAQAIKPDSELAVLTMAQVSGDIDAAGKVLTDFLEKYPKAREVRAAYARILVDAKQLEPARQQFLALLKDQPDNIATLYALGVMAMQTNDLPEAEKYFTRFITVLDDHPDDERDPGKVLMILSQIAEQRGDVDGAIKWLEKIEGDDPKLYLAARMKMATLTARKGDVDGARKQLTTLTAADPADQAQIFQTDAQLLRDAGDTRAAYTVLENAIKRYPDNPDLLYDFALVAEKLGNVELMEKALRQVMIAAPDNQHAYNALGYSLAERNERLPEAYALVDQAMKMAPGDPFIMDSMGWVQFRMGNLDEAESLLRRAYALRADPEIAVHLGEVLFVKGDVTGAQKLWQEAKSKDPKNDALKNTLARLNQNL, from the coding sequence TTGAAAAACGCTTTCGCCATTGTAACCCTCTCTGCCTTGCTGTCGGCGTGCGCCATGGCGCCGCAAAAACAGGCCGAGTCCACCGCCGCACCGGAGCCTGCCGCCCCCGACAGCGTCGCTGCCGCGGTGGAGGCGCCAGCGCCCGTGCCGGAAGTGCTGCCCAATAATGCCCTGACCGGCGACATGCTGTTCCGCATCACCAAGGCCGAGCTCGAATTCAAGCAGGGACAATGGCAGGGCGCGTACATCACGATGCTGTCGCTGGCCCAGCAAACCCGCGATCCGCGCCTGGCCCGCCGCGCCGCCGAGATGGCGCTGGCCGCCAAGCAAGGCCAGGAGGCGCTCGCGGCGATCCGCCTGTGGCGCGAACTGGCGCCCGAGTCGGACGAGGCGACCCAGTATTTCCTCGGTTTTGCCGTCGTCAACGACGATCTGAGCGAGGCGGAGGCCATTTTCGCCCAGCGCCTGAAGGCGGCCCCGGCGGCCCAGCGCGGCATGGCGATGTTGCAAATGCAGCAATTCATGCTGCGCGCCAAGGACAAGGCCGCAGCGTTCGCGCTGCAAGAGCGCGTGCTGGCGCCCTACGGCGACATGCTCGAAAGCCACCTGATCCTGGCGCAGGGCGCGTTTGCCGTCAACGACACCGAGCGCGCCCGCGCCGAAGCGCAAAAAGCCCAGGCCATTAAGCCCGACTCCGAGCTGGCGGTGCTGACAATGGCGCAAGTCTCCGGCGACATCGACGCCGCCGGCAAGGTGCTCACCGATTTCCTGGAGAAATATCCGAAGGCGCGCGAGGTGCGTGCCGCCTACGCCCGCATCCTGGTCGACGCTAAGCAACTCGAGCCGGCCCGCCAGCAATTCCTGGCCTTGCTGAAGGACCAGCCCGACAATATCGCCACCTTGTACGCGCTGGGCGTGATGGCGATGCAGACCAACGATTTGCCCGAAGCGGAGAAGTATTTCACGCGGTTCATCACCGTCCTGGACGACCATCCGGACGACGAGCGCGACCCGGGCAAGGTGCTGATGATCCTGTCGCAGATCGCCGAACAGCGCGGCGACGTTGACGGCGCCATCAAATGGCTGGAGAAAATCGAAGGCGACGATCCCAAGCTGTACCTGGCCGCGCGCATGAAAATGGCGACCCTGACGGCGCGCAAGGGCGATGTCGATGGCGCGCGCAAGCAGTTGACCACCCTGACGGCAGCCGACCCCGCCGACCAGGCGCAGATTTTCCAGACCGACGCCCAGTTGCTGCGCGACGCCGGCGATACCCGCGCCGCCTACACGGTGCTGGAGAACGCCATCAAACGCTATCCGGACAATCCGGACCTGCTATACGACTTCGCGCTGGTGGCCGAAAAACTGGGCAACGTGGAGCTGATGGAAAAAGCGCTGCGGCAGGTGATGATCGCCGCGCCCGACAACCAGCACGCCTACAACGCGCTGGGCTACTCGCTGGCCGAGCGCAACGAGCGTCTGCCGGAAGCCTACGCGCTGGTCGACCAGGCGATGAAGATGGCGCCGGGCGATCCGTTCATCATGGACAGCATGGGTTGGGTACAATTCCGCATGGGTAACCTTGACGAGGCGGAATCGCTGCTGCGCCGCGCCTACGCGCTGCGCGCCGATCCGGAAATCGCCGTGCATCTGGGCGAGGTGCTGTTTGTCAAAGGCGACGTCACCGGCGCCCAAAAGCTGTGGCAGGAAGCCAAGAGCAAAGACCCCAAGAACGACGCGCTCAAGAACACGCTGGCGCGCCTGAATCAAAACCTGTAA
- a CDS encoding 50S ribosomal protein L25/general stress protein Ctc, whose amino-acid sequence MKVVAFKRELQGSGASRRLRNSGQTPGIIYGGTEAPVTISLDHNALYHALKKEAFHSSILDLEIDGKTQQVLLRDFQVHAFKQLVLHADFQRVDAGKKVHMKVALHFANAEISPAVKLHGATISHVANEIEVSCLPKDLPEFITVDLTNIDVGTSLHIDELTLPAGVTAVAAGTNLTIATASVPPGHVSAEADAAEAAPAADAKPAAKAKK is encoded by the coding sequence ATGAAAGTTGTTGCATTCAAACGCGAATTGCAAGGTTCCGGAGCGAGCCGCCGCCTGCGCAATTCGGGCCAAACCCCAGGCATCATCTACGGCGGTACCGAAGCGCCAGTGACCATCTCGCTGGATCACAACGCGCTGTACCACGCGCTGAAAAAAGAAGCCTTCCACTCGTCGATCCTGGATCTGGAAATCGACGGCAAGACCCAGCAAGTGCTGCTGCGCGACTTCCAAGTCCACGCGTTCAAGCAACTGGTTCTGCACGCTGACTTCCAGCGCGTCGACGCAGGCAAGAAAGTGCACATGAAAGTCGCGCTGCACTTCGCCAACGCCGAAATCTCGCCAGCGGTCAAGCTGCACGGCGCGACCATCAGCCACGTCGCCAACGAAATCGAAGTATCGTGCCTGCCAAAAGACCTGCCAGAGTTCATCACCGTCGACCTGACCAACATCGACGTCGGCACCTCGCTGCACATCGACGAACTGACCCTGCCAGCAGGTGTTACCGCTGTTGCCGCCGGCACCAACCTGACCATCGCCACCGCTTCGGTGCCGCCAGGTCACGTGTCGGCCGAAGCTGATGCCGCTGAAGCCGCTCCAGCAGCCGATGCCAAGCCAGCCGCTAAAGCCAAGAAGTAA
- the ispE gene encoding 4-(cytidine 5'-diphospho)-2-C-methyl-D-erythritol kinase: MTSLKNCPAPAKLNLFLHVNGRRADGYHLLQTVFQLVDHGDTLHFTLRDDDALRRVTPIEGVPEEGDLIIRAARLLQAEVLRRTGALPRGADIAIDKILPMGGGLGGGSSDAATTLMVLNHLWQAGLSKEELMALGLPLGADIPFFIFGETAFAEGVGEALQPVKAPDCWYVVIEPGVAVPTAAIFCSEHLTRNTPPVIITDFSSYHENQTDLKGYGKNDLQQVATSLFPPVAEAIEWLSAHGDARMTGSGACVFCAVATQAEADAVLQQVPAKWKAWKAHALTQHPLTKML; encoded by the coding sequence ATGACCAGTCTGAAGAATTGCCCGGCTCCGGCCAAACTGAACCTTTTCCTGCACGTCAACGGCCGCCGCGCCGACGGCTATCACCTGCTGCAAACCGTGTTCCAGCTGGTCGACCACGGCGATACCTTGCATTTCACCCTGCGTGACGACGACGCGCTGCGCCGCGTGACGCCGATCGAAGGCGTGCCGGAGGAGGGCGATCTGATCATCCGCGCCGCCAGGCTGCTGCAGGCCGAAGTGCTGCGCCGTACCGGCGCTCTGCCGCGCGGCGCCGATATCGCCATCGACAAGATCCTGCCCATGGGCGGCGGCCTGGGCGGCGGCTCGTCGGACGCGGCCACCACCTTGATGGTATTGAACCATTTGTGGCAGGCCGGTCTAAGCAAGGAGGAGTTGATGGCGCTGGGCCTGCCGCTGGGTGCGGACATCCCGTTCTTTATCTTTGGCGAAACCGCGTTCGCCGAAGGCGTGGGCGAGGCGCTGCAGCCGGTGAAAGCGCCCGATTGTTGGTATGTCGTCATCGAACCAGGCGTCGCGGTGCCGACCGCAGCAATTTTTTGCTCGGAACATTTGACAAGGAACACACCGCCCGTCATAATAACGGACTTTTCCAGCTACCACGAAAATCAAACTGATTTGAAGGGGTACGGAAAGAACGATTTACAGCAAGTGGCAACGAGTTTGTTCCCGCCGGTAGCAGAGGCGATAGAATGGCTCAGCGCTCACGGTGATGCCAGGATGACTGGTTCCGGTGCTTGTGTATTTTGTGCAGTGGCAACCCAGGCAGAAGCCGACGCGGTACTTCAACAAGTGCCCGCCAAGTGGAAAGCATGGAAAGCCCATGCGCTCACACAGCATCCACTAACTAAAATGTTGTAG